Proteins from a genomic interval of Benincasa hispida cultivar B227 chromosome 7, ASM972705v1, whole genome shotgun sequence:
- the LOC120080948 gene encoding uncharacterized protein LOC120080948: MENGFQEAEAGVDQEQRDMLKETRKKDKKALYILYQLVGEDTFETIANAETSKATWDKLKLTHKGADHVKKIRLQTLHGEFESLQMKETKVIAEYHTKVMAVVNQLRLNGEEITDVCVMEKVLRSLNTKFKIIALTIEETQDLENMTIEQFIASLQAYEEKKKRMMEQTETVEQLLQLKMKEENSRGRGRGRGGRGHGGRGEASTDVSQNLSESSRGRESQGRGRRGERSGRDKSQVKCYNYNKYGHYVNECYSSQTESIDRKHRDRSTASKSKAHQGQSNYAEENGTLFMISKGE, from the coding sequence GAGATATGTTAAAGGAGACAAGAAAGAAGGACAAGAAGGCCCTTTATATCTTGTATCAATTGGTGGGCGAAGATACGTTTGAGACCATCGCCAATGCGGAGACGTCAAAGGCGACATGGGACAAGCTCAAATTGACTCATAAAGGAGCCGATCATGTGAAAAAGATACGGTTGCAAACCTTACATGGTGAGTTTGAATCTTTACAAATGAAGGAGACAAAGGTGATAGCAGAATATCACACAAAAGTAATGGCAGTCGTCAACCAATTGAGACTGAATGGTGAAGAAATCACCGATGTTTGTGTCATGGAGAAGGTTCTACGAAgcctaaatacaaagttcaagatTATCGCCCTGACGATCGAGGAGACACAAGATCTCGAAAACATGACAATTGAACAATTTATAGCCTCGTTACAAGCCtatgaggagaaaaagaaaaggatgatGGAGCAAACAGAGACCGTTGAACAACTTCTCCAACTCAAAATGAAGGAGGAGAATAGTCGTGGACGTGGAAGAGGTCGTGGTGGTCGAGGCCATGGTGGAAGAGGTGAAGCCAGCACCGATGTTTCTCAAAATTTGTCTGAATCCTCAAGAGGAAGAGAAAGTCAAGGTCGTGGAAGACGTGGTGAAAGGTCTGGGAGAGATAAATCTCaggtaaaatgttataattataacaaatatGGACATTATGTGAATGAGTGTTACTCATCTCAAACAGAGTCGATTGATCGAAAGCATCGAGACCGATCAACCGCTAGCAAATCAAAAGCCCATCAAGGGCAATCCAATTATGCAGAGGAGAATGGAACCTTATTTATGATTTCAAAGGGAGAATAA